One genomic window of Osmia bicornis bicornis chromosome 3, iOsmBic2.1, whole genome shotgun sequence includes the following:
- the LOC114872000 gene encoding protein artichoke-like, giving the protein MWLPLILLALMASGSACPDLCVCHRSAVQPDLPAFLHVKCRGRAPGLAELPVTTKSLSVDGAEEYEVIGLFDELEVTDSLNDFEVIGTLNEFDVNDTLNNGSETNTTSILPYLDQLSVTNCSLVSLNASWHGFERLTALNLSCNNLARLNDAIPARTTNTSELTRFDLSDNSLTELSAGAFRTLAGLVKLSLRRNAITVVHEHAFRGLDRLEFLDLADNRLADLPDSALTPLCSLQKLDLSGNQLQVLGASWFESLDRLRELDVSRNGLARAASGTLQPLPGLSVLKLSENPLKERDVSLLLGTGRRLETVDASRTGLARVPAALTRSVRTLRLAGNKLTTIRGGDLDSYPLLRTLDISENRLIDIEDDALGRLEVLEELDISGNALIKVPGSLPNSLTNLKLHRNAIRSLKIDDLQGLYNLKCLTLNDNDITEIEEGALGQLPVLQQLDLSDNPIKTLPANTLSGPSNLAKLRMSGLSSLQRKQEEQSDMAFPVPTPERLVYLDVSRSPVLARQLLADDAALSACKSLIELNLSKTNLTGLRFDLSYMLPQLRTLDLSGNEWDCSEDLYWLGEWLRQYSGLNKDTEPGECASPQELSGLFLRELPSPPSPFPTTLPTTISSVSVTPSALFSTERSSDSIRANVSSNVTDINASNATDRAVNESISTNVSKQSASTGPAREIDSSRNVTGNPLNIRERTISTLLDDGTRLYEAPTSFRNFTTATEEPKALNFSNKATKLDDASTKTKHSMKNRTANNDSDSRTFDNRVEDTERAENGKRRNKLVVSTSKIASMKKLSKHASLREGREEKKTTERYSNRLNDLIKEEKLVSGNAGDSNTIAEELNSRATDSDARISEALSAGAHPGMLVLVGAAFGAAAALTVVLSRRATVRRRDKYHRHENIEVHTLTPTAELW; this is encoded by the coding sequence ATGTGGCTTCCGTTGATACTGCTCGCCTTGATGGCGAGCGGTTCCGCGTGCCCGGATTTGTGCGTGTGTCACCGTAGTGCCGTGCAACCGGACCTGCCAGCTTTTCTACACGTGAAGTGCCGTGGACGTGCGCCCGGATTAGCGGAATTACCGGTTACGACGAAGAGCCTGTCGGTGGACGGAGCGGAGGAGTACGAAGTGATCGGTTTGTTCGACGAACTGGAAGTGACCGACTCGCTGAACGATTTCGAGGTGATCGGTACGTTGAACGAGTTCGATGTGAACGATACGTTGAACAACGGTTCGGAAACTAACACGACCAGCATCCTACCCTATCTCGATCAGTTGTCGGTGACGAACTGTTCCCTGGTATCCTTGAACGCGTCGTGGCACGGCTTCGAACGTTTAACAGCACTGAATCTGTCATGCAACAATCTGGCGCGACTGAACGACGCGATCCCGGCTCGGACGACGAATACCAGCGAGCTGACGCGGTTCGACCTGTCCGACAACTCGCTGACAGAGCTGAGTGCCGGGGCTTTTAGGACGCTTGCGGGATTGGTGAAATTGAGTTTACGTAGAAACGCGATCACGGTTGTGCACGAGCACGCGTTTCGCGGTTTGGATCGGTTGGAGTTTCTCGATCTGGCGGACAACCGGCTGGCCGATCTGCCGGAcagcgcgttgacgccgctcTGTTCGTTGCAAAAGTTGGACCTGAGTGGAAATCAACTGCAAGTTCTAGGTGCCAGCTGGTTCGAGAGCCTGGACAGATTGAGGGAGCTCGACGTTTCGAGGAACGGTTTAGCACGAGCTGCTTCGGGAACTTTGCAACCGCTACCGGGATTATCGGTGCTAAAACTGTCGGAGAATCCTCTCAAAGAAAGAGACGTCTCGTTGCTGTTGGGTACCGGCAGACGTTTAGAAACTGTGGACGCGTCGCGCACTGGTTTGGCCAGAGTGCCAGCCGCGTTAACGAGATCCGTGCGAACCCTTCGACTTGCCGGGAATAAGTTAACCACCATTCGCGGTGGCGACCTGGACAGCTATCCTCTGTTACGTACGTTGGACATCTCGGAGAATCGACTGATCGATATCGAGGACGACGCGCTTGGACGTTTAGAAGTCCTCGAGGAATTGGACATCTCTGGTAACGCTCTGATCAAAGTACCCGGCAGTCTACCGAACAGTCTGACGAATTTGAAACTCCATCGGAACGCGATAAGATCGTTGAAGATCGACGATCTGCAAGGACTGTACAATCTGAAATGCTTGACGTTAAACGATAACGATATCACCGAAATCGAGGAAGGAGCTCTTGGTCAATTACCAGTCCTTCAACAACTTGATCTGTCCGATAATCCTATTAAAACGTTACCAGCTAATACTCTAAGTGGACCAAGTAACCTGGCCAAGCTTCGTATGTCGGGATTAAGCTCGCTTCAGCGAAAGCAAGAGGAACAAAGCGACATGGCGTTTCCGGTACCTACGCCGGAAAGGCTGGTATACCTGGACGTATCGAGAAGTCCTGTGCTGGCCAGACAGCTTTTAGCGGACGACGCCGCGCTATCTGCCTGCAAGAGCTTGATCGAACTGAACCTGTCCAAGACTAACCTGACCGGTCTGAGATTCGACCTGTCTTACATGCTTCCACAATTACGTACCCTGGATCTGAGCGGAAACGAGTGGGACTGCAGCGAGGATCTATACTGGCTCGGCGAGTGGTTACGACAGTACTCGGGACTAAATAAAGACACGGAACCGGGCGAGTGCGCTAGCCCGCAGGAATTGTCAGGCTTGTTTCTACGGGAATTACCGTCACCACCGAGTCCCTTTCCAACAACGTTGCCAACCACGATATCTTCCGTTTCGGTAACACCGTCTGCCCTATTTTCGACGGAACGTTCATCCGATTCCATTAGAGCAAACGTGTCTTCCAACGTCACCGATATCAATGCATCGAACGCAACTGACAGAGCCGTTAATGAATCTATTAGCACGAACGTTTCGAAGCAATCCGCGTCTACAGGCCCGGCCCGTGAAATCGATAGTTCCCGTAATGTCACCGGCAATCCGTTGAATATCAGAGAGAGAACTATCTCCACGTTGCTCGACGATGGTACTCGTCTCTACGAGGCGCCAACCTCGTTCAGGAACTTCACGACCGCGACAGAGGAGCCCAAAGCACTAAATTTCAGCAACAAAGCGACGAAGCTCGACGATGCTTCAACGAAGACTAAACATTCGATGAAAAATCGTACGGCGAATAACGATTCGGATTCGCGAACTTTTGATAATCGCGTGGAGGATACTGAACGTGCGGAGAACGGGAAGAGACGGAATAAACTCGTAGTTTCGACGAGTAAGATTGCTTCTATGAAGAAGCTGTCGAAACACGCGTCGCTGCGGGAGGGGAGGGAAGAGAAGAAGACGACCGAGAGATACTCGAACAGACTGAACGATCTGATAAAAGAGGAGAAGTTGGTATCAGGGAATGCTGGAGATTCGAACACGATAGCGGAGGAATTGAATAGTCGCGCGACCGATTCGGACGCCCGAATCTCCGAGGCTTTATCCGCTGGTGCTCATCCAGGGATGTTGGTGCTTGTGGGCGCCGCATTCGGTGCCGCGGCCGCCCTCACTGTAGTGCTGTCCCGACGAGCCACGGTACGCCGGAGGGATAAGTATCATCGTCACGAGAACATTGAAGTGCACACGCTCACTCCGACCGCCGAACTTTGGTGA